Proteins co-encoded in one Candidatus Thiodictyon syntrophicum genomic window:
- a CDS encoding DUF4007 family protein: protein MRFNPDKTAFGRHETFALRFGWLTKGTQALMGGDPVFEADDATVQLGVGKNMVSSIRYWLQAARIIVRQGDAWELTKTGTYIFDDDGFDPYLEDEATIWLIHWLIASNPEMATTWWWFFNRFHKPEFTSAELAAALQDFAQAQVKGRHAGSTLKTDAAVLLRMYVRSSVATGTPVEEALDSPMSILGLISDLQGSKTFESRPARRDSLPAPILGFAILELLDALGERQIPIEDVMRGRTGLPAIGAVFRLTEAALLAKIERLVHDLPDLFALRETAGIHQLYVFGRSAPAEILAAHYADTFEEAAA from the coding sequence ATGAGATTCAACCCAGACAAGACCGCATTCGGACGCCACGAAACCTTTGCCCTGCGTTTCGGTTGGCTCACGAAAGGTACCCAGGCACTGATGGGCGGGGACCCGGTGTTCGAGGCCGATGACGCTACTGTCCAACTCGGCGTCGGCAAGAACATGGTTTCGTCCATCCGCTACTGGCTCCAGGCTGCGCGGATCATTGTCCGCCAAGGGGACGCCTGGGAACTGACCAAAACCGGGACCTACATTTTTGATGACGATGGCTTCGACCCCTACCTGGAGGACGAGGCGACGATCTGGTTGATCCACTGGCTGATTGCCTCTAACCCCGAAATGGCGACCACTTGGTGGTGGTTTTTTAACCGCTTCCACAAGCCGGAATTTACCTCCGCCGAGCTTGCCGCCGCCTTGCAGGACTTTGCACAAGCACAAGTCAAGGGCCGACACGCCGGATCCACCCTCAAGACCGACGCCGCCGTACTCTTGCGCATGTATGTCCGGTCCAGTGTCGCAACCGGAACTCCGGTGGAAGAGGCACTGGACTCGCCCATGTCGATCCTTGGATTGATCTCCGACTTGCAAGGCTCGAAAACCTTCGAGTCGCGTCCGGCACGGCGCGACTCGCTTCCCGCCCCCATCCTCGGCTTCGCGATCCTAGAGTTACTCGACGCCCTGGGTGAGCGGCAGATCCCGATCGAAGACGTGATGCGTGGACGTACCGGCTTGCCCGCCATCGGCGCCGTGTTCCGTCTCACCGAGGCCGCCCTGCTCGCCAAGATCGAGCGCCTTGTCCATGATCTACCCGACCTTTTTGCCCTGCGCGAAACGGCCGGTATCCATCAACTCTATGTTTTTGGTCGGTCTGCACCCGCCGAGATACTTGCCGCTCACTACGCGGACACATTTGAGGAGGCCGCAGCATGA
- a CDS encoding phosphoadenosine phosphosulfate reductase family protein — MAEPAKAVRHVLGLSGGKDSAALAIYLKDKGTVPDIEYFFCDTGAELPEVYAFIDRLEDYLGKEVARLNSGRDFDHYLKRFGGFLPSPRQRWCTRVMKIEPFERFIGDDEAISYIGIRADEDREGYISTKRNIKPVFPFISDDIVRDDVFRILEESVGIPDYYRWRNRSGCYFCFFQQRREWLGLKREHPQLFEDAKRYENAKGGYTWVNGMTLDELAARAVEAASGTSESLPSASAYMSWQDLLRYASSDDDPEEQACLICSL; from the coding sequence ATGGCTGAACCAGCAAAGGCCGTTAGGCACGTACTTGGACTTTCTGGAGGCAAGGACAGTGCCGCCTTGGCGATCTATCTCAAGGACAAAGGAACCGTGCCCGACATCGAGTATTTTTTCTGCGATACCGGTGCGGAGCTTCCCGAGGTCTACGCCTTTATTGACCGCCTTGAAGACTATCTTGGAAAAGAGGTTGCGCGCCTCAACAGTGGCCGAGACTTCGACCACTACCTCAAGCGCTTCGGCGGCTTCCTGCCATCGCCTAGGCAACGCTGGTGCACGCGGGTCATGAAGATTGAGCCATTTGAGCGCTTTATTGGCGACGACGAGGCGATAAGCTACATCGGAATCCGCGCCGACGAGGACCGCGAGGGCTACATCAGTACGAAGCGTAACATTAAGCCAGTCTTTCCTTTTATTTCCGATGATATCGTGAGAGACGATGTATTTCGCATCCTCGAAGAATCCGTCGGCATCCCCGACTACTATCGCTGGCGCAATCGCTCCGGGTGCTATTTCTGCTTCTTCCAACAACGACGTGAGTGGCTGGGGCTTAAGCGTGAGCATCCTCAACTCTTTGAGGATGCCAAGCGTTATGAGAACGCCAAGGGCGGGTATACCTGGGTGAACGGTATGACCCTAGATGAACTTGCCGCCCGAGCCGTGGAAGCGGCATCCGGTACCTCGGAAAGTTTACCAAGCGCATCAGCTTACATGAGTTGGCAGGATCTATTGCGATACGCAAGCAGCGATGACGATCCTGAAGAACAGGCGTGCCTTATTTGTTCGCTTTGA
- a CDS encoding glycosyltransferase family 39 protein has translation MPVHPRPAPSPWPLVAGLILAMTLWHLGAAVLLPVTQDEAYYFDWARSLSWGYFDHPPGVAAVGLGTRLAAGSALAARLGGLLAGTLTLVLLARLYYHSGLVRRDDLGLALVLAFATLAGLAGGLLTTPDTPLALAWALALHEGERALAGQRRRWLTAGLATGLGLLGKYNMVLIGPVFLWAILWCDPRALRTPWPWLGGLLAVLVFAPNLLWNLDHDWLTLRFQFGHGFALDPGALAGTASAAIEPAAPASWWGRIGGLLRYLGGQLGLWGLLAPALIALAVTRIGRRADPGGPGPVIAAHARPLLQAAALFPLGFFALVALGSEVEANWPAVYLLAAPALLAAPLRGLRRWVLAGAAANLLLVSLYVYHGATGALPLPDSQNRILRESHGFRDLATLLAGLDAPVYADRYQLTAMLRFYQPGLPISQWPGLTRPSEYLLGQIAPRVDPATQPGPFWLVTRRPVPPTLPGFTSVGSRTLYDCAGAPLAEGAAPPCAKPLHEWHLYRFEKSPAGRFFEP, from the coding sequence ATGCCCGTCCATCCCCGACCTGCCCCGTCCCCCTGGCCGCTCGTCGCCGGGCTGATCCTGGCGATGACCCTCTGGCACCTGGGCGCCGCCGTCCTGTTGCCGGTGACCCAGGACGAGGCTTATTACTTCGACTGGGCGCGCAGCCTCTCCTGGGGCTATTTCGACCACCCGCCGGGGGTCGCCGCGGTCGGGCTCGGCACCCGGCTCGCCGCCGGCTCTGCCCTGGCCGCGCGGCTGGGCGGACTCCTGGCCGGCACCCTGACCCTGGTGCTGCTCGCCCGCCTCTACTACCACAGCGGGCTGGTCCGCCGCGACGACCTGGGGCTCGCCCTAGTGCTCGCCTTCGCCACCCTGGCGGGACTGGCCGGCGGTCTCCTCACGACCCCGGACACGCCGCTCGCACTCGCCTGGGCCCTGGCCCTGCACGAGGGGGAGCGCGCCCTGGCCGGCCAGCGACGGCGCTGGCTCACCGCGGGCCTGGCCACCGGCCTGGGGCTGCTCGGCAAGTACAACATGGTACTGATCGGCCCGGTCTTCCTCTGGGCCATCTTATGGTGCGACCCGCGCGCTCTGCGCACCCCCTGGCCCTGGCTGGGGGGCCTGCTCGCGGTGCTGGTGTTCGCCCCCAACCTGCTGTGGAACCTCGACCACGACTGGCTGACCCTGCGCTTCCAGTTCGGCCACGGCTTCGCCCTGGACCCCGGTGCCCTCGCCGGCACCGCGTCCGCGGCCATCGAGCCGGCGGCACCCGCGTCCTGGTGGGGGCGCATCGGCGGACTGCTCCGCTATCTCGGGGGCCAACTCGGGCTCTGGGGGCTGCTCGCCCCGGCGCTGATCGCGCTCGCCGTCACGCGAATCGGCCGACGGGCCGATCCGGGCGGCCCCGGGCCCGTCATCGCCGCCCACGCGCGCCCCCTGCTCCAGGCCGCCGCCCTGTTCCCACTCGGGTTTTTCGCCCTGGTCGCCCTGGGCAGCGAGGTCGAGGCCAACTGGCCGGCGGTCTACCTGCTCGCCGCCCCGGCGCTCCTGGCCGCACCGCTACGCGGACTGCGCCGCTGGGTGCTGGCCGGCGCCGCCGCCAACCTGCTGCTGGTGAGTCTCTACGTCTACCACGGCGCCACCGGCGCCCTGCCGCTCCCCGACAGCCAGAACCGCATCCTGCGCGAGAGCCACGGCTTCCGCGACCTGGCCACACTGCTGGCCGGACTGGACGCCCCGGTCTACGCGGACCGTTACCAACTCACCGCCATGCTGCGCTTCTACCAGCCGGGACTGCCCATCAGCCAATGGCCCGGCCTCACCCGCCCGTCCGAGTACCTGCTGGGGCAGATCGCCCCGCGGGTGGACCCCGCGACCCAGCCCGGCCCCTTCTGGCTCGTCACCCGCCGCCCGGTCCCCCCGACCCTGCCCGGTTTCACCAGCGTCGGCAGCCGCACCCTCTACGACTGCGCCGGCGCGCCGCTGGCCGAGGGCGCCGCGCCCCCCTGCGCCAAGCCGCTGCACGAGTGGCACCTCTACCGGTTCGAAAAATCGCCCGCTGGGCGATTTTTTGAACCATGA